Proteins encoded together in one Carassius auratus strain Wakin chromosome 32, ASM336829v1, whole genome shotgun sequence window:
- the LOC113051678 gene encoding zinc finger protein 501, with product MDVLLAAIEILTDPSSQQEHLIETNEDEPDPSTPSCDHPSVCGISVDLKKGDGVEDGEASHISPANQGSTKQETGKRKRSCSKKSSKTGVRSNKSNHHCFKCGQSFKTSVHFKRHKLVHSGERPHGCPECDKRFITLPELKVHLRVHSGEKPYHCSECGKSFAQSGSFSNHRRLHRNEKPHHCPECNKRFQQLIDLRIHQRIHTGEKPYMCSQCWKAFTTSGALRIHLRTHTGEKPYECKECGKTFCQLGGLKVHRRVHSGERPYVCSVCEKRFKGHANLITHKRIHTGEKPYRCTVCNKTFTDSRRLKEHQPPQSVEKQFRCGVCSEAFGAFCQLKEHQQCHKGEKHHRCTECGKAFTHLYLLRSHQRAHSDERPYSCAECGKGFRRSFDLKMHLNTHSETRPHLCSECGKSFRRAAELRIHLRVHTGEKPYPCSVCGMGFKQTSQLKVHERTHTGERPFLCTDCGKTFKDKRSLLTHQRVHHK from the exons ATGGATGTCCTTCTGGCGGCGATAGAGATCCTGACGGACCCATCTTCCCAACAGGAGCACT TGATTGAGACGAATGAAGATGAGCCAGATCCAAGCACACCATCTTGTGATCACCCCAGTGTGTGTGGCATTAGTGTGGATTTGAAAAAAGGTGATGGTGTTGAGGATGGGGAAGCCTCTCACATCTCTCCAGCCAACCAAGGTTCAACCAAACAAG aaacTGGTAAGAGGAAAAGGAGTTGCTCAAAAAAGAGCTCAAAAACAGGAGTTCGCTCTAACAAATCAAATCACCATTGCTTCAAATGCGGGCAAAGCTTCAAAACGTCTGTTCACTTTAAAAGACATAAACTAGTTCATTCAGGAGAGAGGCCTCATGGTTGTCCTGAATGCGACAAGAGGTTCATTACGCTCCCTGAACTCAAAGTACATCTGCGTGTTCACTCAGGAGAAAAACCCTACCACTGTTCTGAATGTGGAAAGAGCTTTGCTCAGTCAGGGTCATTTTCCAATCACCGCAGGCTTCATAGAAATGAAAAACCCCATCACTGCCCTGAGTGTAACAAGCGTTTCCAGCAACTTATAGATCTACGAATTCACCAAAGGATTCATACGGGAGAGAAGCCGTACATGTGCTCACAATGCTGGAAGGCCTTTACTACATCCGGAGCATTACGAATTCATCTACGAACCCACACTGGTGAAAAACCTTACGAGTGCAAAGAATGCGGGAAGACGTTCTGCCAGCTAGGTGGACTTAAAGTTCACAGACGTGTTCATTCAGGAGAGAGGCCTTACGTTTGCTCCGTGTGCGAGAAGCGCTTCAAGGGACATGCCAATTTGATCACACACAAGcgcattcacactggagaaaagccttatCGGTGCACCGTATGCAACAAGACGTTCACCGACAGCAGGAGGCTGAAAGAGCACCAGCCACCTCAGTCAGTAGAGAAACAGTTCCGGTGCGGCGTGTGCAGTGAAGCTTTCGGCGCTTTCTGTCAGCTTAAAGAACACCAGCAGTGTCACAAAGGAGAGAAGCACCATCGCTGTACTGAGTGCGGAAAGGCCTTCACGCATTTATATTTACTGAGGAGTCACCAGCGTGCACACTCCGATGAGAGACCATATTCCTGCGCTGAATGTGGAAAGGGCTTCCGCCGGTCATTTGACCTGAAAATGCACCTGAACACTCACAGTGAGACACGGCCTCATCTTTGCTCggagtgtggaaagagcttccgCAGGGCTGCAGAGCTTAGGATACATCTGAGAGTTCATACGGGAGAAAAGCCTTATCCCTGCTCCGTCTGCGGCATGGGCTTCAAACAGACATCACAACTCAAAGTGCATGAGCGCACTCACACAGGAGAAAGGCCTTTCCTCTGCACGGACTGTGGGAAGACCTTCAAAGACAAGAGAAGCCTGCTAACACACCAGAGAGTGCACCATAAATAA